The following proteins come from a genomic window of Limosilactobacillus reuteri:
- the ribD gene encoding bifunctional diaminohydroxyphosphoribosylaminopyrimidine deaminase/5-amino-6-(5-phosphoribosylamino)uracil reductase RibD yields the protein MEDAYFMQMAIAEAAKAGNETWKNPRVGAVVVKNGQVLARGHTHEYGGIHAERAAIGELTPKQLQGATLYVTLEPCNHYGKQPPCSQAIIDAGIRRVVIAETDPHQLVTGKGIATLQQQNIIVKTGVLKEAAQALNPHYDFFYRYRRPWVTLKQAVSLDYRVAAEKGQRTAITNSAVAKMVHTERGNFQGILIGSQTAIIDNPTLLTTSPTKFPPVRIVLDRRGRLKDNPTLHLLTDGQAPTWIFTENSSLQDQFAKGIRVFYRRTWSINDILHELGCREIQSVYVEGGPTVHQAFLWEGLFEELITYLAPQMLGEKGVPGMESPHQLHLAHQEIKVLENNIRIAGRKMEYV from the coding sequence GTGGAAGATGCTTATTTCATGCAAATGGCAATCGCTGAAGCAGCAAAGGCTGGCAATGAAACCTGGAAAAATCCTCGCGTTGGGGCAGTTGTTGTGAAAAATGGTCAAGTTTTAGCGCGAGGTCATACTCACGAATATGGTGGAATTCACGCTGAACGGGCTGCAATAGGTGAACTTACGCCGAAACAGTTACAGGGAGCAACTCTTTATGTCACGTTGGAACCCTGCAATCACTATGGGAAACAACCACCATGTAGTCAGGCGATTATTGACGCGGGTATCAGGAGGGTTGTGATTGCGGAAACAGACCCGCACCAGCTTGTCACCGGGAAAGGGATTGCTACGCTTCAACAGCAAAATATTATTGTCAAAACGGGCGTCCTTAAAGAAGCAGCACAGGCCTTAAATCCGCATTACGATTTTTTCTATCGGTACCGACGACCATGGGTAACTTTAAAACAAGCAGTGAGTCTTGACTATCGCGTGGCCGCAGAAAAAGGTCAACGAACGGCGATTACTAATTCTGCTGTGGCAAAAATGGTTCATACCGAGCGTGGCAATTTTCAAGGAATCTTGATTGGAAGCCAAACCGCAATTATCGATAATCCAACTTTATTAACGACTAGTCCGACAAAGTTTCCGCCAGTAAGGATTGTTCTTGACCGCCGGGGACGTTTAAAAGATAATCCAACCTTACACTTGTTGACTGACGGGCAGGCACCTACTTGGATTTTTACGGAAAATAGTTCGCTACAAGATCAGTTTGCTAAAGGCATTCGGGTATTTTATCGCCGGACGTGGTCAATTAACGACATCTTGCATGAACTTGGTTGTCGAGAAATTCAATCTGTTTATGTGGAGGGGGGTCCGACTGTCCATCAAGCCTTTTTATGGGAAGGATTGTTTGAAGAGCTTATTACTTATTTAGCTCCCCAGATGCTTGGCGAAAAAGGCGTACCAGGGATGGAGTCACCTCATCAATTACATTTAGCCCATCAGGAAATTAAAGTTTTAGAGAATAATATTAGGATTGCGGGAAGGAAGATGGAATATGTTTAG
- a CDS encoding riboflavin synthase — translation MFSGLVAGVGRITKINLQGETIELVVTPRIDDFLTTVQLGDSIAVNGTCLTVVGIKNNQFTTTLMPQTFEKTTFKNLKEGADVNLERSLQVGARLEGHIVTGHVDELSRVLKRTVNENAIEVQFSLPQRLHGQVVAQGSVAINGVSLTVMETGNGWFTVGLIPHTQLVTNLDTLKVGDEVNLETDILGKYVVANLLGGRK, via the coding sequence ATGTTTAGTGGTTTAGTAGCAGGAGTTGGTCGGATAACAAAAATCAACCTGCAAGGAGAAACAATTGAACTAGTGGTTACTCCGCGAATTGATGACTTTTTAACTACGGTCCAACTGGGAGATTCAATCGCGGTAAATGGCACTTGTTTAACGGTAGTAGGTATTAAAAATAATCAATTTACGACAACCTTAATGCCGCAAACGTTTGAAAAAACAACATTCAAGAATTTGAAAGAAGGCGCTGATGTTAACTTGGAACGTTCATTGCAAGTTGGCGCCCGGCTAGAAGGTCATATTGTAACGGGGCATGTTGACGAACTATCACGAGTTTTAAAGCGGACTGTCAATGAAAATGCTATTGAAGTGCAATTTAGTCTTCCACAACGCCTGCATGGTCAAGTGGTAGCGCAAGGAAGTGTCGCAATTAATGGCGTAAGTTTAACAGTGATGGAAACTGGTAATGGCTGGTTTACGGTTGGGCTGATTCCGCACACTCAACTCGTGACTAACTTAGATACGCTTAAAGTAGGGGATGAAGTTAATCTAGAAACCGATATTTTAGGTAAATATGTAGTCGCAAATTTACTAGGAGGCCGAAAATAA
- the ribA gene encoding GTP cyclohydrolase II encodes MDVKKIQATIKHLQEGGLAIVMDDADREAEGDLVGLASEATPEKVNFMTKYARGLMCVPMAPEVAERLKLPQMTADNSDPFGTAFTISVDHHSTTTGISAFDRWRTITHLAAPTAKNEDFYKPGHIFPLVAKKNGVLERDGHTEAAVDLARLAGVEPVAYICEILKDNGEMARSVELHEKAVEFGLPIITIKELQEYRQSLASKPVEEVHLPSQYGDFRLRWFDDNNLALIKGDIDPTTSVMVRLHSECFTGDVLGSLRCDCGPQLHEAMRRIEKNGSGIIIYLRQEGRGIGLANKLRAYHLQEHGYDTVEANEKLGFAPDERQYDQAIAILHQLGITKINLLTNNPDKIEQLQLGDIKINERIPLEIAPNNYDENYLITKKNKFHHLLNLEA; translated from the coding sequence ATGGATGTAAAGAAAATTCAAGCAACGATTAAGCATCTGCAAGAAGGTGGTTTAGCAATTGTCATGGATGATGCAGACCGCGAAGCAGAAGGCGATTTGGTGGGGCTTGCTAGTGAAGCTACTCCCGAAAAGGTTAATTTCATGACTAAGTATGCCCGTGGATTGATGTGTGTTCCCATGGCACCAGAAGTAGCTGAACGATTGAAATTACCTCAGATGACTGCTGATAATTCAGATCCTTTTGGTACGGCTTTTACGATCAGCGTTGACCATCATTCGACAACAACGGGAATTTCAGCCTTTGATCGTTGGCGCACCATTACTCATCTTGCCGCGCCAACTGCTAAGAACGAAGATTTCTACAAGCCAGGCCATATCTTTCCCTTGGTCGCCAAGAAAAATGGGGTATTAGAACGCGATGGTCATACTGAAGCTGCGGTTGATCTTGCGCGCTTGGCTGGAGTGGAACCAGTTGCTTATATCTGTGAGATTTTAAAAGACAATGGTGAAATGGCGCGATCAGTGGAACTTCATGAGAAAGCAGTCGAATTTGGCTTACCCATTATTACGATCAAAGAACTTCAGGAATACCGGCAAAGTTTAGCGAGCAAACCAGTAGAAGAGGTGCATCTCCCGTCTCAGTATGGTGACTTTCGCTTACGATGGTTTGATGACAATAATCTAGCGCTGATAAAAGGAGATATTGATCCAACTACTTCTGTAATGGTTCGCTTGCATTCAGAATGCTTTACTGGCGATGTTCTTGGTTCCCTTCGCTGTGATTGTGGTCCTCAACTTCATGAAGCAATGCGCCGAATTGAGAAAAACGGCAGCGGGATTATTATTTATTTGCGTCAAGAAGGACGAGGAATTGGTTTAGCAAACAAGTTGCGAGCCTATCATTTGCAAGAACACGGCTATGATACTGTCGAGGCCAATGAAAAATTAGGTTTTGCGCCTGATGAACGGCAGTATGACCAAGCAATTGCGATTTTACACCAATTAGGGATAACCAAGATTAACCTACTTACTAATAATCCCGATAAAATTGAGCAATTACAACTTGGCGATATTAAAATCAATGAACGGATACCATTAGAAATCGCACCTAATAACTACGATGAGAATTATTTAATCACAAAGAAAAATAAATTTCATCACTTACTGAATCTGGAGGCTTAA
- the ribH gene encoding 6,7-dimethyl-8-ribityllumazine synthase, which produces MKEFTGKFNVQSAEIGIVVADFNETVTKQLVQGATEMLAKFDLENVDVYHVPGAFEIPFMTKQLLAKKEYDGILTLGAVIKGETDHYDLICQNVASGVMNLNLTSNIPITFGILTTDNIEQAMQRAGLKAGNEGAITAQSLLEMISLNQQIN; this is translated from the coding sequence ATGAAAGAATTTACTGGGAAATTTAATGTTCAAAGTGCAGAAATCGGGATTGTTGTTGCTGATTTTAACGAAACTGTCACTAAACAATTAGTGCAGGGAGCTACCGAAATGTTAGCTAAGTTTGACCTTGAAAACGTTGATGTATACCATGTGCCGGGAGCATTTGAAATTCCGTTTATGACGAAACAATTATTGGCAAAAAAGGAATATGACGGCATTTTGACGTTAGGCGCTGTTATCAAAGGTGAAACAGATCACTACGATTTAATTTGTCAAAATGTTGCTAGCGGCGTAATGAATCTTAACTTAACGAGCAATATTCCAATTACATTTGGCATCCTTACTACCGATAACATTGAACAGGCAATGCAACGTGCGGGACTCAAAGCGGGTAATGAAGGAGCAATTACTGCACAAAGTTTACTAGAGATGATCTCGTTAAATCAACAAATAAATTAA
- a CDS encoding potassium channel family protein — protein sequence MHKKFTYIVYQIIMAILAVISIGMLIVYYAKRINIDTYPYNMIDNGIWLVFFTDYVIRLIISPDKREFVKDNIFDLLSIIPASSLFFLFRIDQIGRTFQMLKLMRIMRLVGFTGRLGVFFERNELLYYLYITIAVIMVAAAMFCISEKVSYETALWWAITTATTIGYGDVIPKTGIGRAAAIVLMLLGIGFIGMLTSTITEFFAKKDERKISAQLVKIQHENRQLKAELDEIKRLIQKNKR from the coding sequence GTGCATAAGAAGTTTACCTACATTGTCTACCAAATTATTATGGCTATCTTAGCCGTTATCTCGATTGGGATGCTGATCGTATATTATGCCAAGCGGATCAATATTGATACCTACCCTTACAATATGATTGACAATGGGATTTGGTTGGTCTTCTTTACTGATTACGTTATCCGCCTGATTATTTCACCAGATAAACGCGAATTTGTTAAAGATAATATCTTTGACCTTCTATCAATCATTCCTGCCAGCAGTCTTTTCTTTCTCTTCCGAATTGATCAAATTGGTAGAACTTTTCAGATGCTTAAACTCATGCGCATTATGCGTTTAGTCGGTTTTACCGGTCGTCTTGGCGTCTTCTTTGAGCGAAATGAGTTGCTCTACTACTTGTACATTACGATTGCTGTCATAATGGTAGCTGCTGCAATGTTTTGCATCTCGGAGAAAGTCTCTTACGAAACAGCTCTGTGGTGGGCAATTACAACTGCTACTACGATTGGTTACGGGGATGTGATTCCTAAGACCGGAATTGGCCGGGCAGCCGCGATTGTCCTGATGCTCTTAGGAATTGGTTTTATTGGGATGCTTACCAGTACAATTACTGAGTTCTTTGCCAAAAAAGACGAACGGAAGATTTCTGCCCAGTTAGTCAAAATTCAACATGAAAATCGTCAGCTAAAGGCTGAGTTAGACGAAATTAAGCGTTTGATTCAGAAAAATAAACGTTAG
- a CDS encoding YfhO family protein, translating into MDFSFKKRPVKRLYGEYTILFIFLALCIFGTYLVTGHTFILSKDALNQHLPLLAKYREALVSFFHHPRLNFWSWQMGLGSDTFQVYSYYTIGDVFSYLALLFPAAKITLAYQVINIIRMYCVGLAFVYFAQHFKFRNSVILMGATTYLVNSFLLYACIAQPFFTTPFIIFPLIVVQIERILQEGSPWPLAGAFTWILVSNYYLAYVLGIGSFLYLVLRVGTHYRRTLNYGKDLLKLAFATITSVLLSAVLLVPEIIAVTNSTRTGSLFANGLKTYPLYYYLFLPKSLINGGQWYFMFWSALGIVSIGFIALVYIYSRPRKYPLLTISLGLALIMLLIPAVGAFFNGMMSASNRWTLLIYLPLAMAVCILAENIPTLDQKTMAVLSWATGIYLIVLIATFFFDNENDIFMPVIFLIGSLMVIWLIHLNKLAHPYRWLLAITMLNAGVNAIYAAFPYNGDFSSSMLSRGEYQAITSNRYGNLDQDLKNNSFYRVSTISQNKIIDGPNLDNDLTSGLHNIDSYYSLQNKYLGQFNTSLQNNQYQANIPIRQADDRTIMNNFFGVKYLFVQSNGDNATKIPAGYFLDKATDPVINYDEGQPSNPQSKDEFVPTQTMRYKTNYAFPLLYWQDNYISKKDYQSLSPTEKERVLATGVLVDKQEKLRGMKAAKLKTHVYPLKSELVSNRLNKVNPAKLTYTDSEETYQLQLPELQSKKMQQKLKGSELHIEFSKIKYTPFSMKEQIAYEQAHLKETVLNPGNVINQRYTHYRYWRYHVLNGSPDISFKLNVGSKFGTATIEQARQSTLSLFKHVSNSTLNIGYYDGKLPTSLTFQPSKLGTYELKYRVVAEKLDNNYYREVKTLQRHRLEDVKFKRNQVHGTIKTTRPGVLTSSIPYSTGWSVKVNGKKATTLRTNQAFLGVYLPAGTHHVTFSYELPGIKLGALLSLIGLGWTILAGIITIGWERKRK; encoded by the coding sequence ATGGATTTCTCATTTAAAAAACGACCGGTAAAAAGACTATACGGTGAATATACTATTTTATTCATCTTTTTAGCCTTATGTATTTTCGGGACATATTTAGTTACTGGTCATACTTTTATTCTCAGTAAAGATGCTCTCAACCAGCATTTACCTTTACTAGCAAAGTATCGAGAAGCACTGGTTAGCTTCTTCCACCATCCCCGCCTAAACTTCTGGTCATGGCAAATGGGGCTAGGCAGTGATACCTTTCAAGTATATTCTTACTATACAATTGGGGATGTTTTCTCTTACCTTGCACTGCTTTTTCCCGCAGCAAAGATTACCCTCGCTTACCAGGTAATTAATATTATCCGGATGTATTGTGTTGGCCTCGCTTTTGTCTATTTCGCTCAACACTTTAAGTTTCGCAATAGCGTCATTTTGATGGGAGCAACAACCTACCTGGTCAATTCGTTTTTACTCTATGCCTGTATCGCCCAGCCCTTCTTTACCACGCCATTTATCATCTTTCCGTTAATTGTGGTTCAAATTGAACGAATATTACAAGAAGGATCGCCCTGGCCGCTCGCTGGTGCCTTTACATGGATACTAGTAAGCAACTATTACCTTGCTTATGTTTTAGGAATTGGTTCATTCCTCTATCTTGTTCTTCGCGTAGGAACACATTATCGTCGCACGCTTAATTATGGGAAAGACTTGCTTAAACTTGCCTTTGCGACAATTACTAGTGTCCTCTTATCAGCGGTCTTGCTCGTCCCCGAAATTATCGCGGTCACAAATTCAACCCGGACTGGATCATTATTTGCTAATGGTTTAAAAACCTATCCTCTTTACTACTACCTCTTTTTGCCTAAATCACTGATTAACGGTGGTCAATGGTATTTCATGTTCTGGTCTGCGCTAGGGATCGTTTCAATTGGTTTTATCGCCCTTGTTTACATTTATTCTCGCCCCCGAAAGTACCCCCTGCTAACGATTAGTCTTGGTCTAGCGCTCATCATGCTGCTAATTCCAGCAGTCGGTGCTTTCTTCAACGGAATGATGTCAGCTTCTAACCGTTGGACGCTCTTGATTTACCTTCCATTAGCAATGGCCGTCTGTATTCTAGCAGAGAATATTCCGACGCTTGATCAAAAGACAATGGCGGTCCTAAGCTGGGCAACGGGGATTTACCTCATTGTCTTGATCGCAACCTTCTTCTTTGACAATGAAAATGATATTTTTATGCCGGTTATTTTCTTAATCGGCTCCCTAATGGTCATCTGGTTAATTCACTTAAACAAACTTGCTCATCCTTACCGGTGGTTACTAGCGATTACAATGCTTAACGCTGGGGTAAACGCAATTTACGCGGCTTTCCCTTATAATGGTGATTTCTCTAGTAGTATGTTGAGCCGGGGAGAGTATCAAGCAATTACTAGTAACCGTTACGGTAACCTTGATCAGGATTTGAAGAACAATTCTTTTTACCGCGTTTCAACAATTAGCCAAAATAAGATTATTGACGGCCCTAACCTTGATAATGACCTTACTTCTGGATTGCATAACATTGATTCTTACTATTCACTGCAAAATAAATATTTGGGACAGTTTAATACAAGCCTGCAAAATAACCAGTATCAGGCTAACATCCCCATTCGGCAAGCCGATGATCGGACAATTATGAATAATTTCTTTGGCGTCAAATATCTCTTTGTTCAAAGCAATGGTGATAACGCGACAAAGATTCCCGCTGGTTACTTTTTAGATAAAGCAACTGATCCAGTCATCAATTATGATGAAGGGCAACCAAGCAATCCCCAAAGCAAGGATGAGTTTGTGCCCACGCAAACGATGCGGTATAAAACAAACTATGCCTTCCCATTACTTTACTGGCAAGATAACTACATTAGTAAAAAAGATTATCAATCACTCTCACCAACTGAAAAAGAACGCGTTTTAGCTACCGGTGTTCTGGTTGATAAGCAAGAAAAGCTCCGAGGAATGAAAGCCGCTAAGCTCAAGACGCATGTCTATCCCCTTAAAAGCGAGTTAGTTTCTAACCGCTTGAATAAGGTTAACCCGGCTAAACTGACCTATACCGATAGTGAAGAAACTTATCAATTACAATTACCAGAGCTGCAAAGTAAAAAAATGCAGCAAAAATTAAAGGGCAGTGAGTTGCATATTGAATTTTCTAAGATTAAGTACACTCCTTTCTCCATGAAAGAACAGATTGCCTACGAACAAGCACATCTCAAGGAAACGGTCCTTAATCCCGGAAATGTTATTAATCAGCGCTATACCCACTATCGCTATTGGCGTTACCACGTTTTAAACGGTTCACCTGATATTAGCTTTAAGCTTAATGTCGGCAGTAAGTTTGGAACCGCTACGATTGAGCAGGCACGGCAAAGTACCCTTTCTTTGTTCAAGCACGTTTCTAATTCGACGCTTAATATTGGTTATTATGATGGTAAACTGCCGACTTCACTCACCTTCCAGCCTTCAAAACTCGGAACTTATGAGCTCAAGTACCGGGTAGTAGCAGAAAAACTAGATAATAACTATTATCGTGAAGTTAAAACATTGCAGCGCCATCGCCTAGAGGACGTTAAATTCAAACGTAATCAAGTTCATGGAACAATTAAAACGACTCGTCCTGGCGTCCTCACCTCTTCGATTCCTTATTCTACTGGCTGGTCAGTGAAAGTTAATGGTAAAAAGGCAACCACCTTACGAACAAACCAGGCTTTCTTAGGAGTATACTTACCTGCTGGAACTCACCATGTTACCTTTAGCTACGAGTTGCCGGGAATCAAATTAGGCGCATTACTCAGTTTGATTGGCCTAGGCTGGACTATTCTTGCCGGAATCATTACGATCGGATGGGAACGGAAGCGCAAGTAA
- a CDS encoding sigma-70 family RNA polymerase sigma factor, whose protein sequence is MRFNEEDEKKYLKLINNTRRGSNKDFEELFRRYWPLVRRLWQRYNISDLELADWEQEARVVMLEVIRLYNNQGPRMFSCFFKECLTNRIRDIQRQTQAHKRIPAGCLYALSDDFAETLTDFLHHSPDDIIYCRQSLDRLLCHCSKFEREVLVYLHTGYSIAEIAGTLDCSKRSVQSALHRCHGKLLKVLMK, encoded by the coding sequence ATGCGCTTCAATGAAGAAGATGAAAAAAAGTACCTTAAGTTGATTAACAATACCCGTCGCGGAAGTAATAAAGACTTCGAAGAGTTATTTCGCCGCTATTGGCCGCTCGTTCGCCGACTGTGGCAACGATATAACATTAGCGACCTTGAATTGGCAGACTGGGAACAGGAAGCCCGAGTTGTGATGCTAGAAGTTATTCGTTTATATAATAATCAGGGACCTCGCATGTTTAGCTGCTTTTTCAAAGAGTGCTTAACCAACCGGATTCGTGATATTCAACGACAAACTCAGGCCCATAAACGGATTCCAGCGGGCTGCCTTTACGCATTAAGCGATGATTTTGCTGAAACACTTACTGACTTTTTACATCATTCCCCTGATGACATTATTTATTGCCGGCAGAGTCTTGACCGTTTACTTTGCCACTGTTCTAAATTTGAACGAGAGGTACTAGTTTATCTCCATACTGGTTATTCGATAGCTGAGATCGCTGGTACCCTTGATTGCTCTAAACGGAGCGTCCAAAGTGCCTTGCATCGTTGCCACGGCAAGCTATTAAAAGTATTAATGAAGTAA
- a CDS encoding PaaI family thioesterase — MNLLENLDIQTQSVTANKCVITVKVSDKLKQPYGIVHGGINAMLAETAASLGANQWLADRQQDQIALGVNITTEHLIAVSNGELRAIATPIKCGRRIQTWRVDIHCNDQCTSTSIVTLINQPHP, encoded by the coding sequence ATGAACCTATTAGAAAATTTAGATATTCAAACTCAATCAGTCACAGCCAACAAGTGTGTTATCACTGTTAAAGTAAGTGATAAACTCAAGCAACCTTATGGAATCGTTCACGGCGGAATAAATGCGATGCTCGCTGAAACCGCAGCTTCCTTAGGTGCCAATCAATGGTTAGCTGATCGTCAACAAGATCAAATAGCTCTCGGAGTTAATATTACCACAGAGCACCTCATTGCGGTATCGAATGGTGAATTAAGGGCGATTGCAACTCCGATTAAATGTGGTCGACGAATCCAAACCTGGCGAGTCGATATCCATTGTAATGATCAATGTACTAGTACCAGTATAGTTACCTTAATTAATCAGCCCCACCCTTAA
- the menB gene encoding 1,4-dihydroxy-2-naphthoyl-CoA synthase yields the protein MTTVDWQPVKDYSEIIFERAGKIAKITMNRPEKMNAFTPVTIQEMIDAFTICRDDSTIGVIILTGAGDKAFSSGGDQGVRGNGGYVGPDKIARLNVLDLQHLIRIIPKPVIAMVKGWSVGGGNILQLVCDLTIAADNAKFGQTGPKVGSFDAGYGSGYLARVIGHKRAKEVWFLNHFYSAEEAYQMNWINKVVPLDQVESVTLDWCNEILQKSPTALRFIKAAMNADTDGLAGLQQLGGDATMLFYTTDEGKEGRDAFNEKRDPNFDQFPKFP from the coding sequence ATGACAACAGTTGATTGGCAACCGGTTAAAGATTACTCTGAAATTATTTTTGAACGAGCGGGAAAGATTGCAAAAATTACAATGAATCGTCCAGAAAAGATGAACGCCTTTACCCCCGTTACAATTCAAGAAATGATCGACGCGTTTACCATCTGTCGTGATGATAGCACAATTGGGGTGATTATCCTAACTGGTGCCGGTGATAAGGCCTTCTCATCTGGTGGTGATCAAGGAGTTCGGGGCAACGGCGGATATGTTGGTCCCGATAAGATTGCCCGTCTCAATGTTCTTGATTTGCAGCATTTAATCCGGATTATCCCTAAACCAGTTATTGCGATGGTAAAGGGTTGGTCAGTAGGTGGCGGAAATATCTTGCAACTTGTCTGTGACTTAACAATTGCTGCTGATAATGCTAAGTTTGGTCAAACCGGTCCCAAGGTAGGAAGCTTTGATGCTGGTTATGGATCAGGCTATCTCGCCCGCGTGATCGGCCACAAACGGGCAAAGGAAGTCTGGTTCTTAAACCACTTCTACAGTGCCGAAGAAGCCTACCAGATGAACTGGATTAATAAAGTTGTGCCCTTAGACCAAGTTGAATCGGTTACCTTGGACTGGTGTAATGAAATCTTGCAGAAGTCACCAACGGCATTACGGTTTATTAAGGCTGCTATGAACGCTGATACCGATGGACTAGCTGGCCTCCAACAACTTGGTGGCGATGCGACGATGCTCTTTTACACTACTGATGAAGGTAAAGAGGGTCGCGATGCCTTTAACGAAAAACGGGATCCTAATTTTGACCAGTTCCCTAAATTCCCATAA
- a CDS encoding o-succinylbenzoate--CoA ligase: protein METQNWLLKQAATLPNQIAIDDGNERLSFAELKKQVEVLVGKIDHLNPGSRVGLLATNTLMSYKLALAIMCSGRTIVWLNWRLAGEELERQIKDSGLQLCLVENSLWRSGMTNPFKSYSAFLITNADPEELIPVFKSDWVASIMYTSGTTGKPKGVLQTFGNHFYSAVSSALNLGLSSADKWLCVAPIFHISGFSIIMRGLIYGMTVRLVEKFRAEEIERILANETVTIMSVVPFMLKKLIQQQNKTNTHYNLAFRCMLLGGGTIDRETLEICLQRSISVVQCYGMTETCSQIIALRSADALLKLGSVGQPLFSTQLKLSKDGEILLKTPALTPGYLNLPDKLPSKMIDGWYRTGDIGHLDKEGYLYIDGRADEMLISGGENIFPQEVEQVYQRYPQINEVAVVGQNDSVWGQVPVAFVVSDRRLSTTKLMNYGYEHLARYKVPQHYIFVSELPKNASGKIRRFMLREKLNNK, encoded by the coding sequence ATGGAAACACAAAACTGGCTATTAAAGCAAGCGGCAACTCTGCCGAACCAGATTGCAATTGATGACGGTAATGAGCGCCTATCATTTGCTGAATTAAAAAAACAAGTAGAGGTACTTGTGGGAAAAATTGACCACCTTAATCCTGGTTCGCGGGTAGGCCTCCTAGCTACTAATACTCTGATGAGCTATAAATTAGCATTAGCAATCATGTGTAGTGGCCGCACGATTGTCTGGTTGAACTGGCGGCTTGCTGGTGAAGAGCTTGAACGACAGATTAAAGATAGTGGCCTTCAGTTGTGTTTGGTTGAAAATTCTCTCTGGCGATCAGGAATGACGAATCCTTTTAAGTCTTACAGTGCATTCTTGATAACAAATGCCGATCCAGAAGAGTTGATTCCGGTATTTAAATCAGACTGGGTAGCCAGCATCATGTATACTTCTGGGACGACCGGTAAGCCTAAAGGAGTTTTGCAAACTTTCGGCAACCATTTTTATTCAGCAGTCTCTTCTGCATTGAATTTAGGTTTATCGTCCGCAGATAAGTGGTTATGTGTAGCACCAATCTTCCATATTAGTGGCTTTTCGATTATTATGCGGGGATTAATTTACGGGATGACCGTTCGCTTGGTTGAGAAGTTCCGAGCCGAAGAAATTGAACGGATTTTAGCAAATGAAACGGTCACCATTATGTCGGTTGTGCCTTTTATGCTGAAAAAGCTCATTCAGCAGCAAAATAAGACTAATACGCACTATAATTTAGCATTTCGTTGTATGTTACTTGGGGGCGGGACGATTGATCGAGAAACGCTCGAGATATGCTTGCAACGGTCAATTTCTGTTGTTCAATGCTATGGAATGACGGAAACATGTTCCCAAATTATTGCATTACGGTCAGCTGATGCACTCCTAAAATTAGGATCAGTTGGGCAGCCACTATTCTCAACCCAACTGAAACTTAGTAAAGATGGTGAAATTCTGCTGAAAACACCGGCTTTAACTCCGGGCTATCTTAACCTGCCTGATAAGTTGCCTTCTAAAATGATTGACGGTTGGTACCGGACAGGAGATATTGGTCACCTGGATAAAGAAGGCTACCTCTATATCGATGGTCGCGCAGATGAAATGTTGATCTCGGGCGGAGAAAATATTTTCCCCCAAGAAGTTGAGCAGGTCTACCAACGTTACCCACAAATTAATGAAGTGGCAGTCGTTGGTCAAAATGATTCTGTCTGGGGACAAGTACCAGTTGCCTTTGTCGTCAGTGATCGTCGTCTTTCTACAACCAAGCTAATGAATTATGGTTATGAACATCTGGCGCGCTATAAGGTTCCTCAACACTATATTTTCGTTTCGGAATTGCCGAAAAACGCGAGTGGCAAGATTCGCCGGTTTATGTTACGAGAAAAATTGAATAATAAGTAA
- a CDS encoding FeoB-associated Cys-rich membrane protein has product MKLIINVTIIAVIIALAFYLLVKTFQRGKQGKCAACDYDCEIKKLAKNKKQL; this is encoded by the coding sequence ATGAAATTAATTATTAACGTTACTATTATTGCTGTAATTATTGCGTTAGCCTTTTACCTCCTTGTTAAGACTTTTCAACGAGGCAAGCAAGGTAAATGTGCAGCTTGTGACTACGATTGTGAAATCAAAAAGCTGGCAAAGAATAAAAAGCAATTATAA
- a CDS encoding FeoA family protein — MIQQNYILHSFDCLNTATAARLHDMGLCEGCPIKVVQKYPFHGPVIIENDHQRIGLRYTVFALLTEAK, encoded by the coding sequence ATGATTCAACAAAATTATATTCTTCACTCATTTGACTGTTTAAATACAGCCACTGCCGCCCGACTACATGATATGGGCTTGTGTGAAGGGTGTCCGATTAAAGTAGTTCAAAAATACCCCTTTCATGGCCCAGTGATAATTGAAAATGACCACCAACGAATCGGTTTGCGGTACACCGTTTTCGCATTGCTTACGGAGGCAAAGTGA